The window GCCAATCCTCACGGCTGCAAATGCATGCATGCCATGCATGCCATGCATGCCGCTGATGGACACTTGTCTGGCTCCTACTCGCGATGAACCATGCACGACGTGCAACGTTTATTCAAATCGGAGCCACGTCGACTCGCTCTGCATTGATTTGAGGCGTACATTGTCCCCAGTCCTATCCGGCCTGCCAGTCTGGAGACCGAGCACCATTAACAAACACCCAAGACAAAAGCGACAGCCGGTTTCAAACCATAGGAGGAGTGTGCGCTTGGCCAAGCGCGGTGCCCAAGGTTCAAAGGCATCTAAGCAGCAAAATGTGATCATACGCAAGCTATGTCTAGAAAATGAAGGAGATACGATCAGCGATGAGGCCCTGCAAGCGTACGTTTAGCTTTTCGGGAGGCCACTCTCCGATGCTCACATTGAGGCTATTCTAGCGTTCTTTGGGTGGCACCCGGCGATCCTGCCGGTGATTGCAGAGGAGGCCCTGGGTGATGTCGTACAGTAGAACAGGGCTCTAGTGGTCCGGGTGGGGCTTCAAAATGAATAGCCAACCATTCAAATCCTTAGTGTGGAATGTGCGGGGCCTTAACAGCCCAGCGCGTAGGAATGTCATCGCCCAGGTCATAAACGCGGCGTGCCCGAGTGTAGTCTGCTTGCAAGTAACCAAGATGGAAAACATATCACCTGATGTAGTGCGGCATTGGATGGGGAATAAATTTGAGAACTTTTTCTATTTGCCGGCGGTTGGTACGCGGGGTGGAATCCTGTTGGCTTGGGATGCTTCGGTGGTTCATGTTTCTAACCCTCATTACACGGATTACACTCTCACGGCTCTGGTGAAGCCAAGGGAGGGGCCACAATGGTGGTTCACTGGCGTCTATGGGCCACAACAAGATCATGAGAAGCTCTTGTTTTTGCAAGAACTAGTGGACATCAGGGAGTTGCACGTGGGACCGTGGTTGGTGGCTGGAGATTTCAACTTGCTGGTTAACCCGGAAGACAAAAGCAACAGCAGGATCAACCGTCGAATGATGAGCCGATTTCGAGCCAAGCTcaacttgctagagctaaagGAGGTATACCTAAACGGCAGGCGTTACACATGGTCGAATGAACGTGAGGCAGTTACTCTGGAGAAGGTGGACCACATCTTTTGTACGTCATCCTGGGAGGAATTGCACCCAACTTGCTGTCTCATGACGGTGGGTTCTGCTGTCTCGGACCACTGTCCGTTGCTCTTGGATCACAATGCGGACTTGTGTATGGGGAAGCGATACAAATTTGAGGCCTTTTGGACCAAGGCCGAAGGGTTCTTGGACACGGTAGTTGAGGCCTGGGGTTCGGTGCCGAGGGAAGGCAATCCCGTCAAGGTTCTAGATTTGAAGCTACGGGCGATGGCAAAAAGTATCAAAAAGTGGAGCGACCGCTGGATTGGTAATGTAAAACTCCAGATCGCGGTGGTGTTGGAGATCATCTTTCGACTGGACAAGGCAATGGAGCTGAGAAACCTCTTTGTGGGCGAAAGGGGGCTACGTAGGCTATTGAAGCATAAACAGCTGGGATTATGTTCTCTTGAGAGATCCATCGCGCGTCAACAGTCCCGGATTCTGTATCTCAAGGAAGGAGACGGCAACACGGGGTTATTTCACCAGTCTGCTTGCCATCAGCAGTGTAGGAACATGATCACCAGCCTGACAAATGGCAGTGAGTTGGCGACGAGCCAGGAGGAAATTGCGACAATGGTGGACAGTTACTACAATGAACTTCTTGGAACGGCCCCACTCAGGGCTCATTCTATCAACCTGGATATTCTTGGGCTCCCGCACCGAGACATGCCGGATCTCGATGCTCCATTCACGGAAGAGGGAGTATGGAAGATCGTCAAGTCAATGCCGTTGGACAAAGCCCCGGGTCCGGACAGGTTTACAGGCCGCTTCTATGCGACGTGCTAGGAAATTATTAAGGTAGATTTCATGGCCGCTCTGGATCCATTTTACCGTGGAGATATGCGTGGACTACAAGCGATCAACAAGGCCATCGTTTCTCTACAACCAAAGATAGATGGTGCCTCAGATGTGCGAGATTTCAGACCCGTCAGTTTGGTTCATGGGGCCATAAAGATTTTTAACAAAGTTCTCTCAACTAGGCTAGCAGTGGAGTTACCGAGTCTGGTTGGTAATCACCAGAGTGCTTTTGTGAAGGGTCGCTCCAT is drawn from Aegilops tauschii subsp. strangulata cultivar AL8/78 chromosome 1, Aet v6.0, whole genome shotgun sequence and contains these coding sequences:
- the LOC141027838 gene encoding uncharacterized protein, producing MTVGSAVSDHCPLLLDHNADLCMGKRYKFEAFWTKAEGFLDTVVEAWGSVPREGNPVKVLDLKLRAMAKSIKKWSDRWIGNVKLQIAVVLEIIFRLDKAMELRNLFVGERGLRRLLKHKQLGLCSLERSIARQQSRILYLKEGDGNTGLFHQSACHQQCRNMITSLTNGSELATSQEEIATMVDSYYNELLGTAPLRAHSINLDILGLPHRDMPDLDAPFTEEGVWKIVKSMPLDKAPGPDRFTGRFYATC